From the genome of Oncorhynchus gorbuscha isolate QuinsamMale2020 ecotype Even-year linkage group LG18, OgorEven_v1.0, whole genome shotgun sequence:
aatactaattgagcgtaTGTATACTTtaacccactgagaatgtgatgaaagaaataaaagctgaaataaatcactctaatattattctgacatttcacattcttaaaataaagtggtgatcctaactgacctaaaacagggaattctgaataggattaaatgtcaggaattgtgaaaaactgagtttaaatgtatttgactcaggtgtatgtaaatgtgatatttcagtttttattttaaataaatgtctaaacccgtttttgctttgtcattatggggaattgtgtgaaaactttcatccattttagaggctgtaacataacaaaatgtggaaaaagtaaaggggtctgaatactttcagaatgcactgtatgtttgaggcaaatccaatacaacacattactgagtaccactgtccatattttcaagcatagggGTGGCTGCAtgatgttatgtgtatgcttgtaatcgttaaggactggggtaTTTTTCATgataaaaaagaaacggaatggagataaagcacaggtaaaatcctagtggaaaaccaggttcagtctgctttccaccagacactgggaaattaattcacctttcagcaggacaattatctaaaacacaaggccaaatctacactggagttgcttacctaGAAGACCGTGAACGTTCCTGAGTGGTCaagttacaattttgacttaaatctatgaCAAGGCCTGAAAATGGTTGTTTAATAATGATTAACAACCAATTTGCCAGAGCTTAAAGAATTGTTAAAAGAATAATGGGGAAATGTTGCACAATGTGTGGaatgctcttagagacttacccagagagactcacagctgtaaggttcttctataaagtattgactcaggggtgtgaatacttatgtaaattaaatattgttttgtatttaattttcaataaatttgctaacattttgaaaaacatgtTGTCactgccattatggggtattataagtagatgggtgagatttctttttttttaatccatttagaattcagactgtaacaacaaaatgtggaataagtcaatgggtatgaatactttctgaaggcaccgtatatatatatatatagatatatacggTATAACTTATTTAAAAACTACAAAATCAAAATAcaataatatatatgtatatatatattattgtatttttattttgtattttttaaataagttATACTATTTTGATATTCATTGATTACTGCACTTTTGGGTAGAGCTTgcaagttaagcatttcactgtacttgtggaTGTGACAATAAAACTTGAACTTCACTGCCATTAACAACAAATACTGATGCCACTGACATCATTCACACCTAGCATGAAGTCGGCTCCGTAGAGTTCAAAGCTCCCTCGGCGTGACTCCACCAGGTCTTGGGCAGTCTGCAGGGCGTGGACCACAGCCTTCTTCATCCCTGGGACCACCACAGACCACCACTGTGCTGCTCGGCCCTGTCCAGACAGGAAGGCCCGGAACTGGTCACATGACCACATGTTGTCCTCAGGCACCTCTGGGTGACGCTGCTGGGAGGGCTGAAAGTGCTTCTGTATGGAGTTGTTACACAGGTGGATAGAACTGGAAGAAGGGGGATATAGAGGGGAACAAGAGAGATAAGACCATAGGAAAAAATGAGCAACAAGGTGAAATGTGGAATCAACATGGTAAAATGCCAATAACAACAGGGTAAAAATGTCCCCCTTACCTGTCCAGTGTCTCAACTGAGTATGGCTGGGTGGAGAAGCGTAGGTAGCACTTCTTATAAAACCAGACAGTGAGAGGGTTCCAGTCAGTCACCAGGAACCACTGGCGGAGGTCAAATTTGGTGCCGTGGACCAGCAGGGGGCGCTCCAAGTACTTCTGCACCACCCACTTACTGTCCTTGATCAGGGCTGGGTCACTGTCCACCAGCCTCAGGATGTCATCCAGCCGCTTGGCACACATGATGCCTGCACAGGTAGAGGGACATGGAAGAGAGACAAAAACAAAGTTTGTGTAGGCCTACACTATAAGCAgcattaaataaatattttaggTAAATACAGCATGAGGATAGAGTTAAATAAAGTACTACTACACTtgtctcttcttcccctcttGGAACTCACCTCTGCCCCGGGACTTGGCCCCAGGTTTGACTATCCAGATGTTGTGGATGCCATCTGTGTCTAGCTGTGGATTGACATCACGAAGTTTCCGCAACATAGCCTGACAGCTGTTCAAATAGTGAAAAGTCTCCtctatctctacaccatcactgagagagagggagagtgccaCTGAGATACAATGACAAAGAGATGTGTGTACTGACATGACAGAGACACATAATGATCATACTATATGGAGTACTCACTGGACAACCAGGTAGTAATTGTGGATGAACTCCAGCCACTCTTGTTCTGTTAGAGATGGTGGTGTTTCCAAGGCAATGTCTATGTCATTGTGTTCCAAGCTGTCCAGGAAGTCCTGGCAAACTTTTAGTGCACTGTCAATCATTCTGGAGGCCACCAATGACATGGCTCGACGCTTGCATGCTTTTTTCTGACCTAAGGAATTGGACAAGACAATGAAGCCTGTAGTTCTGGTTGACCTAAATCGGGGGGATTGAGGGGGTATGCCTCTTTTTGTGAGGAATACCTTACTTTGACATGATTGGTGAGTTGATCCAGCTgtgccacctccctctccctcacctcgCTCACCCTGAATCCTCTCCACAACACACTGTATAAGGCTGGTGCATGCTGTCCTCCTGTAGTcctctatagagagagacagagagacagagagggagaaataaagcAAGTCAGATAGAGGTTGCCACAGGAAGGTTGCCCCCCCACACCTAAAAGTATGCAAAATgaaagggaaggagaggcagTACTGTAAATCCCCCTAAGACTATAGAAGTGAGGCATTCcgatagagaggggggggaataGGCAGATCAGAACGCGTGGTGCGGAAAGAGACCGGTGAGGATTCTGACCGATAAAGGCATGTTTCTCATCCTCTGCCCCCAGCCTATAGCAGCGTGGGAAGAAGGAGTCAAGGTCTGCAGCATCAAACCAACGCAGGTTCCTCAGGTTCACGCACAACCCAACCTGAGACAgaaatgggagagatggagaaaagacAGGCATAGCCTACATAGGTGTGGTGAATATAAAAATGATCAAAGACTGTGAAAAGGTAGAGTTCGTTCATTTCAGGGTCTCCCATGTGAAAGCCATCAAACCTTGGTGGTGAAGGTGCCTGCTTTGGCATAGTGATTGGTCATCTGTTCCTTTCGCAATGAGCGGTTGTCCACCGTCTCTCTACGCGTCGTCCAATAGAAATATGACGTTTCGTTCCTCACCATGCGAGACTGTAAGATAGATGGGCAGGGGAAAGACATAAAAAcggtgtgccccccccccccccacaaacacacacacacttccgttCTATTACCATTAGGTCATACATGTCATCTGGGTCTTCCTCTCTGTCGTCTGGGCTGTCTAAGCAGAGCATAGAGGGCGATTACAATCTAGGATTTAGGTTAATGGTCAATGATAGTTAGAATCAATTACTGCAAGATTTGCAATGGCCTTCCTGTCTCACCATTGTCATCATCACTGTCATCAGCATCATTCCCATCATCTCCACGGCACCGGCTCCAGTGCTGGTTTGGCCGAGGCAGGCGGCGCTCTACCCAACCCCTCGCCTTCAGGGCAGCCCGAACCACAGGGTATGGACCCTGTATGGAGAACACCATACGCATCTGAGAgaaaaagacacacagagagagagatataaaatAGTATCTACATGACCTTAAGTATAACATATATAGAGGGTTGTCCTATTTTAGATTCTTACCTTTACAGCTTTTTCGACCAGTACTTTTGCTGTCCGCAGTCTCTCTGGGTTGATGATGGGCAGGTTGAGCAAGCTGCGCCTCACTCTTCCCTCACCTGGTGGTGctgatatacacacatacataaacacacagctcagatacAGCGGTGGTAATAACCACTTTATAAGCTATGCATTCAAGTCAAACTGTATTCTCATCTACTGTTAGTTGATGGTACTGTTATAAGTGGTACCAAAGCCAAGTCCATGTTTAGTATGACTGGTTAGTCAGTGTTAAGTGTCTGAAGGTTTTGTGTGTAGGCTTACATGGTATTTGCTGTAGGCCATTCTCTGTGGTGAGGTTCAGGAACATTTGAGTGTGTTGTTGGCACAGGGCTTTGCTCTGCTGGTCTTTACTGGGGTCTCTCTCTCCTAGAGGTTCTGAATATGAGGAGCGAAAACACAACTACATCCATCTACATGGGGTATGGGGTacatcataaggtgaatgcaccaatttgtaagtcgctctggataagagcgtctgctaaatgacttaaaagtTAAATGTTAAATATAGTAATACAGTGTTCTAGCAAAGGGGAGCAATGTTCTGTATTCAGTCACACCAACACACGTTGCTGTGACAATGACGTTGAAGTTAGCAGAATCTACTAACAAGTAAGTAACATGACATACTAGACACTTTTTAAGGGAAAAACATAAGAACATCATTACATCCCCATGTAGGCCTAATGTAGATAAATACGCCATGAAGCTCACAAACCCTTGGGAGTGTAATGGAAGCCTATACCTAGACTTCTTCAGCCCAGCATCGAAAGAGCAAACACAATGCATTTTAACGCCTGGCCTCTGTATTCAAACATTTGATAATCTAACATTTTAGAGTGGGACCTCATGACTTATTCAACACTCTTCATACATAcagtaccgttcaaaagtttggggtcacttaaaaatgtccttgtttttgaaagaaaagcatttttttttgtccattaaaataatgtcaaattgatcagaaatacagtgtagacattgttaatgttgtaaatgactattgtagctgtaaacCACTTGTTTTttctggaatatctacataggcgtacagaggcccattatcagcgaccatcactcctgtgttccaatggcatgctgtgttagctaatccaagtttataattttaaaaggctaattgatcattagaaaacacttttgcaattatgttagcacagctgaaaacgatTTTTTTCTGGTTAAAtaagcggcagcgtagcctagtggttagagcgttggactagtaaccggaaggttgcgagttcaaacccccgagctgacaaggtacaaatctgtcgttctgcccctgagcaggcagttaacccactgttcccatgttcttaactgacttgcctggttaaataaaggtaaaattaaaaattaaaattaaactggccttctttagactagttgagtatctggagcatcaacatttgtgggttcaattacagatggttgctgataaagggcatatgtagatattccttttttttatatatatatatatatatatatttatttaaatcagccgtttccagctacaatggtcatatacaacattacaatgtctacactgtatttcggatcaatgttatgttattttaaatggacaaatttgcttttctttaaaaaacaaggacatttctaagtgaccccaaactttttaacggtagtgtatatacattCGTTCTTTGTCTTTGGCTGACAGATGATTACAGCTGGCTTCCCTCACCACTGTCAATGCATGGTGTTGGGCTTCCATCAGCTCCCCGATCTCCCTCCTCACTCTGCCCCGGCTGGACACACTTTGGGGGCTTGGGGGCCTCCATAGAGACAATGGCCTTCACTGGCCAAGGGACCCCTGATCTCTACTCCCTATATCATGTCTCTAGCTGTGCTCTTCTTTTAAGTTGTTGCTGTTTGGCTGGATCAGTTCACCATAGTAACTGTAAAAATAAGTCACAAGTTATTGTGAGGTTTCAATTAAGGATAACTATAATATCCAATGCATGATTACAAGCACATATATCTGTGCAAATGTTTGCATTCACCGTTTATCTAATGCTAGACCGTTTATTGTAGCATGCACTGTGTGTGTCCTGTTAGTGCTGTGGGTTGTTATTAGATGCAGTGAACTATAAAGTGGATCAAATTGCTGAGTAGAGATAGCTTGACTACACCCGTCCCGTTTCTTACACCCTGGACAGGGCAGTGTTACACCTAACTTGCTACCTTCTTCAGACAGTGGAGCACTGGCCCCGTTCTAAATAGCTTAGCTATAGGATATATGTGACATTCACAGAACAACACAACAGGAGGATACTTTAGATAAGGGACTGATCAAAAATCCTCAATGACAAAAAATAACATTGCCATTGACCAGGCAAACACAAAAATAGACTACCTCTTTCTCATACCAACACTTCCGTATTCGTGATTTTGCTGTTCGTTTACAAGACACCCACGCTTCTAAAGACACCTGCATCGACTGCACTGACTGTGACGCCACAATGATCAAAGTGATTACACGACTGCGCGTAACATTTTCCCAGGAATACATTTCGCAATTCCTCGCAAATTCTCTGCTTATGCGGTGGAGGGACTATTTGTCATACAGCGATATGTAGGGTATAGGTCTACTTCACTCACCTCATCGGATGTGGTGCGTTCTCCAGTTTGTAGTGTCGCACCTGCGCAATCTTCACATTGCCATTTCTCTCTTGCTGCCTGTTTAGTGTCTCCATACCAACGGTGAATAGGACCGAAATGTGAAGAGTTTTGACTAGAAGGGATACATTTTATGTCAGAATTGACCAGAATTGACTTTTAGTTGCCGGTTAAGAGAATTTACGCTGCAGGCTAGGAGAATTAAGTTTATGAAAATtattagggttagctaaaatgaaCAAAAATGCAACTGTAGACGTCAATTTGACATAAACTGTAGCCCTTCTAGCCATGGCCCACGCGAAGGCAGTGGGAGGGCTAGGTTACATCGGCAAACGTTTTGCTCAAAGCAAAATACATGCAATGTATTTTggatatttcattcattcagatgaaATTACCTCAATATATCATGAAATTACATTTACTGCACGACCCTGCTTGTCTCATCATGAGTGGTTAATTAATCTATGGAAATCTAGAAAGTAAGAACTGATATTGCTGATGCGTAGCATTCTGCTCTTGAAAGGTTGTTGGATTGTCTATAGTGAACAAAAAATCGCTTGTTACAATGTTGCAATATTTTAAACTGTAGAAAAACGTTTCAGATTTTGATGTATGCTTATGACCACTAGGTGGCGGTCAATGCCTGTATATGAAAAAAAGCGCAACGGAATAGAATCGGGTTCAAAGAAACAAGCACTACAAACAtgttttatttctgttttttgtacACCATGCATTGATATCTATCCATATCTCAACCATGTTTAACGGATATCTATTTAATCAGGAGAATCCCACTCCCACGGCCAATTGCTCCCTGTGGGATATGTCATATGACTGTGCAAGGTCATGGTTCTCATCCTATGGATCCAGGGACATGTCAGGGCCTAACTCCCATAATGCAGCTGGTGAAGTAGTATTTAGATTTTTACCATAACATGAGATACTGCATAATACTAGCTATTTAAAATACAGCATTGGCAGTAGACCTACTGTATCTACTTGCATATGAGGCAACTGGTAGCCTACCTGGAGACCAGGAGGGTAGAGAAACTCAAATCTAGCCTTATGGCCTCTATTACCTAACCACCATTATGTAAAGCTTGTAAATCTGCTATCTGGGTAGTCCTGTGTTCTGTAAGAAAATGCAGAATGCCAATGACCATCATGTAAGCTTTAAAAACAGATGGAGTCATTGAATCCTATTCATTGAATTAGATTGctttttcatcacaaaaccatttgatgttgtaGGTGAATGAGAGCCTGAATAGATATTGGAGGCCATAaacacagagtttctaaacctaGAGGTGCAAACCTAGAGGCACGACACTTCCGGGAATGCTTGCGaaacagaccaaacagaccaggcctgggtttggggtttgagaagtcaatgagagaagttaAACATTCTTTATTAGTTCTCtaaatctaaaggcacaacctagattcaAGCCATTTCCTGAAGTAGTTGAACCTGTTATTACTTCAAACCTCGTGAAAGTGCCAAACTGACATGTTTTGATTATcctcaaaaacaactttatatagGAGTGCCTTTGAGTTGACGGCCTGCACATGCTCAGTTCAGCACGAGAGACGACCGTTAGAACCGATCATGTGTTTCTACGTATGAACTTAGCTAGCCAACGTCACCATGACATCACCTacagggatttctattggagaagcagttttagCCTATGTTCATACTCTAGTCTTTGCCCTAAGCCTGGGTGGATtgtaccatagaaatagaatgaataggaaGGGGATTTCCATTCAAttcaatgatggcataatggatagactggcagccattttgagtgtaaaaactggttgaattgtttccacgtcatttcaacaacaacaaaaaatctatgtgatgacgttgaatcaatgtggaaaactgattggatttgaaaaaatgtATCAAGGTAAGGGAATTTTGTCTTTTTTTCAcacaacttttaacctaaatccaatgacatggtaacattttttgttgatttcaccgttagttgacaactcaaccaaatgtaaatcaaaactagacgttgtactgatatctgtgcccagtgggtttcaATCTGTGCTGTGATTTGCTGAGTCTACCAAAATAcacacttagaaaaaagggttccaaaagggttcttcggctgtccccataggataatctccagaaccctttttggttccaaggcaaacccctttgggttccatgtaggacctgctgtggaaagggttttacatggaaccaaaaaggatttTTATCTgtacccaaaagggttcttcaaagggttctcctatgggaaagCCGAAGAACCCGTTTAGGTTCTAGTTAGCACCTTTGTGTGTACCATGGAAATTATTGCAccacaataccaggcagccattgcTGTATAACCATGAGTTTATCAGTCAGGGTTAGAGTTTACAAgcccgttctattcattctatttctatgattgTACTGTGTGCTTTTGTCCCATTTTTTCTCATTAAACATGAACAGAAGGCAGGTGGGCTTTGTGTTGATTCAGATCTCAACTCATACACATTTAATGATGCACATCCACTGTTTGCACAATCACTTATGGAGTTTCTTTAAATGCTGGTCAAACTCATTTTTCTACACAGGTGGTTGTACCATGTCATGAATCTTCATGGCCATAAGCTTACCGTCCCTCACACCAGAACAGATATTCCTTCTTCTTCTCAATGTGTTTGTGAAATTCAGATTAGTAGTGAGtgtatcccctcctctctgttatggCCAGTAAACCTTTATGGGTGTTTGAAGAGTATAGCACTCCATTTGGAGGGTAGAGTAAACACTGATCAGCTCCAGAGGTTTATATGGTAAAAAAGGAAAGGAGGTTTATATGGCAAGGAAGGGAAGGAAGCAAACAGTGGGTACAGTGTGAGGGTAGTGGGGGTGTTGAAGAAAGGATGAATATattatgtactgtgtgtgtgtgtgtgtgtcaacatgtGCCTGCATGTGTCTCTATAGAGAGAGGGGCTCTCTGTCCATTGGGCCATTGTCTTTGAGTCTGTGCAAgccatctctttctctcggtctctcttccTACTCCACCTCCATCCCTGCGTTCCAGAGTTTGTggcaaacagagagagggagtggggcgAAGGCAGTGAGACACACAGCGGTTCAGACAGCTGCTGTGGTCCTTCCAGTGTGAGGAGCCTCTGTCCAGCTAGGCCACGCCCCCGCTTCTCTGCCTCACAGAGCTCCATTGTCCCCACCATGACTGCCTCTACTATTGTGATGTCATAGTTTATCATTCCCATAGCTGTGCGGCTGCTGCTAGGGTAAACTGCAATTCACATTTTATTCGGGAGAGAATAATCACTATTACACatgttgacacacacacgcacacacacacgcacacacacacacacacacttgttttcttgtctttatTTCTAACCAAGAGGAGATCCAGGTTCTCATATCAACTAGTACTCTCTGGTTCAGAATCTTTTCATGTGGATGAATCTCTGACTCATATGTCATGGCAGACATAAACATACTTTCTGTAACCTCACCCTTTGACCCACACTTTATCATCCCTCATTTGAATCCATTTGCATGGCAGTTGGAGCTCCCTATGTACCCCTGCTGAGTTTGACAGCACATGCAAATCAAAGTTTTTCTTTCTCATCCAGCCCAGGTGACTCTGGCTCATCTTAAACCAGGGTTGTTAAAAAAATGTGGGGCAGTAGGGCGGGGGTCTCCCCCACTTCCCCTCATTGGGTGCCTAAAGCCATTAGGGGGTCCGGGGGCATTCTCTCCTGCAAAAAAAAGAGGGAATTTCAACAGCTAAATGCATGAATTTGGTACACTTTGAGTAGAACATTGAGAGATATTTTTTCAGGTAACTTCACACCTGCCACAGCAGACACTGCCAGCACTTAATTACAGTTGCCACTGTGGGtttctctactctggaacactctacTCTGGAACAGAGCATTGCCAAAAAAAACACTCAACAACTTCAAACATAGACTCTGACCTGTCCAACGAGCCAAACTGATTAAAGAATGCCACAGTATCCAaacacccctctctatctctctctctctctctctctctctctctctctctctctctctctctctctctctctctctctctctctctctctctctctctctctctctctctctctctctctctctctctctctctctctctctctctctcttctctctctctgtctctgtctctctctcacacacacacacacacacacacacacacacacacacacacacacacacacacacacacacacacacacacacacacacacacacacacacacacacacacacacacacacacacacacacacacacacacacacacacacacacacacacacacacacacacacacacacactcattctgtGCAACGTCTGGCACGCGTTTACCGTGAACACGGGGTCTGTACTCACTTGAAGTTACACTTTTAACAgtggctgtcacgccctgaccttagatatcctttttatgtctctatttggtttggtcagggtgtgatttggggtggttattctatgttctattatgtatttatatttctatgttttggccgggttctgattgagaaccatacttaggtagcccttttcccacttgtctttgtgagaagttgactttgtttagggcaTATAGCCTTTGAGCTTCAcagtttgtttttgtagtgtttattgttttgttcgttGTCATTTGGATTaataaaagaaaatgtacgctcaccacgctacACCTTGGTCCTCCCCCAACAGCCGTGACAGTGGACAAGTAGGCTAGTCTGGCTAATTGATCATAATGTAGGGCTACAAGATTGGCCTACCATCAAAACTGTTCCATaacttatttaaaaaatatttttttatttcaccattatttaaccaggtaggccagttgagaacaagttctcatttgcaactgtgacctggccaagataaagcaaagcagtgcgatacaaacaacacagagttacacatgggataaacaaacatacagtcaataacacaatagaaaaaatctatacacagtgtgtgcaaatgtagttaGATTAGAGATGTAAGGCAATAAAtgggccatagtggcgaaataattacaatttagcaattaaacactggagtgatagatgagcagaagatgaatgtgcaagaaaagatactggggtgcaaaggagcaaaaaaataataaggtagttgggtgggctatttacagatgggctgtgtacaggtgcaatgatcggtaaactgctctaacaact
Proteins encoded in this window:
- the LOC124003892 gene encoding tubulin monoglycylase TTLL3-like isoform X1 — encoded protein: MEAPKPPKCVQPGQSEEGDRGADGSPTPCIDSEPLGERDPSKDQQSKALCQQHTQMFLNLTTENGLQQIPSPPGEGRVRRSLLNLPIINPERLRTAKVLVEKAVKMRMVFSIQGPYPVVRAALKARGWVERRLPRPNQHWSRCRGDDGNDADDSDDDNDSPDDREEDPDDMYDLMSRMVRNETSYFYWTTRRETVDNRSLRKEQMTNHYAKAGTFTTKVGLCVNLRNLRWFDAADLDSFFPRCYRLGAEDEKHAFIEDYRRTACTSLIQCVVERIQGERGEGEGGGTAGSTHQSCQSQKKACKRRAMSLVASRMIDSALKVCQDFLDSLEHNDIDIALETPPSLTEQEWLEFIHNYYLVVHDGVEIEETFHYLNSCQAMLRKLRDVNPQLDTDGIHNIWIVKPGAKSRGRGIMCAKRLDDILRLVDSDPALIKDSKWVVQKYLERPLLVHGTKFDLRQWFLVTDWNPLTVWFYKKCYLRFSTQPYSVETLDSSIHLCNNSIQKHFQPSQQRHPEVPEDNMWSCDQFRAFLSGQGRAAQWWSVVVPGMKKAVVHALQTAQDLVESRRGSFELYGADFMLGRDMRPWLIEINASPTMAPSTAVTTRLCAAVQEDTLRVVLDRRLDRGAHTGGFQLIYKQAAVEVPQYVGVNLLVEGSQIRRPRPPPQKASKPSKGRTNQPAPRRPPQSLEYEAVAEKPKPAPSKKGLKSEVRHLTFSGFRVQTPLSTERPLAGEPWRLQRLGLVDSLQLPPRAQSRSMDCWRRPPVIVPWSGRARPFATPDIYKGPVLPLEVISLQDPDREPSTLLVPTPLVQHAECRFQKFFRQQNLHRRVIRTTCVGRGTHKSS
- the LOC124003892 gene encoding tubulin monoglycylase TTLL3-like isoform X3, translating into MEAPKPPKCVQPGQSEEGDRGADGSPTPCIDSEPLGERDPSKDQQSKALCQQHTQMFLNLTTENGLQQIPSPPGEGRVRRSLLNLPIINPERLRTAKVLVEKAVKMRMVFSIQGPYPVVRAALKARGWVERRLPRPNQHWSRCRGDDGNDADDSDDDNDSPDDREEDPDDMYDLMSRMVRNETSYFYWTTRRETVDNRSLRKEQMTNHYAKAGTFTTKVGLCVNLRNLRWFDAADLDSFFPRCYRLGAEDEKHAFIEDYRRTACTSLIQCVVERIQGERGQKKACKRRAMSLVASRMIDSALKVCQDFLDSLEHNDIDIALETPPSLTEQEWLEFIHNYYLVVHDGVEIEETFHYLNSCQAMLRKLRDVNPQLDTDGIHNIWIVKPGAKSRGRGIMCAKRLDDILRLVDSDPALIKDSKWVVQKYLERPLLVHGTKFDLRQWFLVTDWNPLTVWFYKKCYLRFSTQPYSVETLDSSIHLCNNSIQKHFQPSQQRHPEVPEDNMWSCDQFRAFLSGQGRAAQWWSVVVPGMKKAVVHALQTAQDLVESRRGSFELYGADFMLGRDMRPWLIEINASPTMAPSTAVTTRLCAAVQEDTLRVVLDRRLDRGAHTGGFQLIYKQAAVEVPQYVGVNLLVEGSQIRRPRPPPQKASKPSKGRTNQPAPRRPPQSLEYEAVAEKPKPAPSKKGLKSEVRHLTFSGFRVQTPLSTERPLAGEPWRLQRLGLVDSLQLPPRAQSRSMDCWRRPPVIVPWSGRARPFATPDIYKGPVLPLEVISLQDPDREPSTLLVPTPLVQHAECRFQKFFRQQNLHRRVIRTTCVGRGTHKSS
- the LOC124003892 gene encoding tubulin monoglycylase TTLL3-like isoform X2, whose amino-acid sequence is MEAPKPPKCVQPGQSEEGDRGADGSPTPCIDSEPLGERDPSKDQQSKALCQQHTQMFLNLTTENGLQQIPSPPGEGRVRRSLLNLPIINPERLRTAKVLVEKAVKMRMVFSIQGPYPVVRAALKARGWVERRLPRPNQHWSRCRGDDGNDADDSDDDNDSPDDREEDPDDMYDLMSRMVRNETSYFYWTTRRETVDNRSLRKEQMTNHYAKAGTFTTKVGLCVNLRNLRWFDAADLDSFFPRCYRLGAEDEKHAFIEDYRRTACTSLIQCVVERIQGERGEGEGGGTAGSTHQSCQSQKKACKRRAMSLVASRMIDSALKVCQDFLDSLEHNDIDIALETPPSLTEQEWLEFIHNYYLVVHCQAMLRKLRDVNPQLDTDGIHNIWIVKPGAKSRGRGIMCAKRLDDILRLVDSDPALIKDSKWVVQKYLERPLLVHGTKFDLRQWFLVTDWNPLTVWFYKKCYLRFSTQPYSVETLDSSIHLCNNSIQKHFQPSQQRHPEVPEDNMWSCDQFRAFLSGQGRAAQWWSVVVPGMKKAVVHALQTAQDLVESRRGSFELYGADFMLGRDMRPWLIEINASPTMAPSTAVTTRLCAAVQEDTLRVVLDRRLDRGAHTGGFQLIYKQAAVEVPQYVGVNLLVEGSQIRRPRPPPQKASKPSKGRTNQPAPRRPPQSLEYEAVAEKPKPAPSKKGLKSEVRHLTFSGFRVQTPLSTERPLAGEPWRLQRLGLVDSLQLPPRAQSRSMDCWRRPPVIVPWSGRARPFATPDIYKGPVLPLEVISLQDPDREPSTLLVPTPLVQHAECRFQKFFRQQNLHRRVIRTTCVGRGTHKSS